GGTTTTGGCTGTCTTAGGATCATAATCTTGGGTCAAGATTTAACGCGCAATTACATTGCTGCCATTGAGGTATAATCTTTTTCTGGACCCGTTTATATTATATGCTTTATAATCCTCCAGTCTCAATAGCATTGGAAATACTGACCTGACCTGTACTTAGTCAAATATAAGTGTTTAATTATTGTTAAATGCCTATAGTACCCTTCAATATTCTAAATATGTGATGGTGATGAGATATATGCAATCTTACACTTCTATACTTTGCAAAAGATGGCAAAGGTGAAACCTTTATGGGTCAGCCCAACCGGAGTTCCTGAGCATCTTTCGACATACTAAAAAACAAGCTGTTTTTTCAACCTAAACCCATTTTGACATGTTATGCAACCCACCTATGTACATCATGCCACCTCTACATGGGACACCTAGAGTATTTTAATAATTGTATTGCGTGTCTTTCCATACTTTTCACATAAATCACTTCAAATCTAAACTACCCAAGAGGAATTATGAGTCATTATACCATTGttactgtcacaccctgctagtagcggaagcatattgTGTGTAACGTAAGAAAGGCaatcattgcatctgtaacacctcgtgttaccgaatgtcaaagtcaaagtcaaagtcaaaattgacttctttgactatagttagtctattcTATGATTGGTGCTtctgttagttgtattatgtggagtgagtgttattaatcaaagtaatcgaatgtttatcgacgcgaaacgatttgcgactgtgaataataggaagtaacaatgcgataaagtcaatcaatcaataatcaagctaatcgaatcatcatcgaactcgaaactcaaattaCGCAAATTCTGGTGttagtatacgtgtgtgtgtgccatatgtgttacttgtgcatgtttactttatgtgatgtgtggtaatcaatcgaaactcgaatcaaaactcggaactcaatcgaactcaatcaaaatcgaattatgataaatggtggcgaaaagatagtgtgaaatatagatgcttgtatgtagatatagtggttgggattaaaagtaatttgaataggaaactctatcgtattcgtatcatctccaatcgaaatcgaaatatcagaaatcgtcgcaccgaacactcgaaacaggctgttgatcgatcaggtcttcagccgatcgaacagtccagccgatcggacaaACCGTCCGAttggacaggctgtccgatcgggatgcctggccgatcggccagccctttcctctttgggaagcctataaatagccctgtcattgtcattctttccacttttggaaactctctgaccgacgaGTTCGTGCTCTTCACTTTTCCTCAAATTTCTCTCAATCctggtaagatttcatcctaaatcttatacgttcttgatctatacacactcctacacctttctatctttcaaatcttaacttttaaccgtgaaatcatcaagattcaagcattctaagatgatgtcatcatggtgttcttgaagaacttcacggtttggcctcaatccaccaagaatagcttggatctaaccgatttccacataaacaaacaaagatctaccacagatctaaacatattcacggtggaaaagattgaaagatggattttccaactttctttcaactcttttacactcaatgccttcaaaccggtagaaacggagcttgaacccactcactaatcactctagtagttgtgcggttcgagattcgggattctatccacgaggttcactgatttcgggttaaacgttaaactaccgttccgaatagttcaccggccggacttgggtgattcctatccgagcaggggaaacaagtaagaacgaaggttccatggttcaactcgttgtcaaaatacttcgatataacgtcaaaccaccagaacagccaagtgttagacgaaaactgttcaggtcaggatgctgaccgatcggacaggctgttcaAACGAACAACCCAACCAATCGGACATATCAGCCGAACGACAAGGCCAGCCGATCAGCtggcacatggccccacactttaacaatttcatgaagtctagtattgaacgaagtgctgttcgatcgaactacggtttgatttgaattactcttcggatcatgagatactatgcttcaacacttaatcgattttcaactcgttcgacgtattggagtgccacccgatagAACATGCCGTCCGATTAGGTAACATTCTGCTGAGGACTTattactgaagtacctaaccgatcggttaagccggccgatcgtacagcccgttcgatcgatcgacctaaaaggtaaggacacttcaatgttctcgaatactacaacgaaaacttcaaaaggacaagccatcatacacaaacacatcctgcACAAAGGAAGagacaatccactcgaacaacccaaccgatcgagccCACCGGCCaaccgaacaggctgtccgaacggactgtcaaaccgaACGAATAACCCATCCaatcgaacctaccgttcgatcgaccaggctgttcgacccatcaacacttgtatttgttttacgcgttactcatcgttatgctatcgaactattcaggctaaccctactctcatgcgctcccttcaatccatcaaccgctgtgagtatactcgatccttttttttgcttttagcacttttgggtgttacatatgttacttatacgaaatcacatcgaacataCTACTCAATCATttcaaacgctaaccgttaccgcatgtattacgtgactaaatgaatgcttgttgttatgtttacacgtggaatgctgtctacctgccttaacgacgatagtactatagtttggactcagcgcccgttcacacgggggttgtcaaggacaattacttgcatggattacggtggtaatcatgtattgcgaactgcctcgggcagtcaacccgcagtcattggtatcgatagatccatgtcgataattaacatgctttgttttcctctgtgtacgtgttggttatgcgtaaactatttcgaactctattatgcaattatcaaacttgtatgctcacctttacattttatgtattgactttattttaacgtatgtggcaggcaattaggatgcttatctgctaggaaggcaagcttagaataagcgtctagagcatagttgtctgtagatcttgcagatcgagtctctagaagcatttgaacaatttatatatttaaaatctgagttgtcggaacagaatatttgacttgatgttatctgtaataatttgtttgctatttgaggtacggtatgggacgtattatataaattgaatagtgataataattgttatggaagcttctggacaatctgtttcgcttagtgccatgccccgatgattccgccatcggttggggtgtgacagcatccaatcatgtaaacataataaaccacAACGATGCCATATATATATTGATTTCAAACAAAGTTTACAAGTTGCCATCGTAGTTTAAAGTTTCCAAACACGTTCACAACATTAAACATAACATAGTTATCAGGTTGGTTTACAcataacaaaagattgtttttgacataaaacatattgggGTTTTGTTccctatatacccatacgaagttgggatataGAAGACAAATCCTCCAAAAGCGGCTATTGTTGTCATTGACATTCCCGTTTCCCATagtgtatcaccggctcaagacttgtttcctgaaatacatgtagttttaaaaagtcatcaaaagttgagcgagttcatgcaatTATTGTTACCATATGAAAACTCATAAATGTTATCTTGTAATGAAATACGAGTATGTTATTAGCATTCATGGATTTTAAGGATCTATCAGAGTGCCGCGAACACACTGACATTACGTACCATAAGTAAGTAACCAAACCGAGACAACTTTGACATCATAGTGTAACACCCCTAAAATAgaaatctttttttttataaatcaaatgttgatattaaatgaaataaactaactaggaataaaactaacctagttagataagAATCTAAGTGATACTAAGttagatgttaaaaaaaaacACTTGAACTAATAACCTTATGAAAGTAGGAGGGTTAAACATGCCAAAAGTGAaacaagttttattaaaaacaaaaaaaaataaaatcctaCACACACTGGTGTGTGTGGTTCGATCAAAACACAGGGGAGGGCGACCAGGgttcttcaaaaccctaacttccacaaatctcacaaattgaaggctcaaatctgTTCCAAAACGAAATCTGAGCTAAGATTAGTGATTTCCATTGCAAGggggtcataaggtatgtgaaatttgatAGGAAATCTCTATTTGAAATTTTGATGAACTTAGAGAAATTCGAAATTTATTGTTGCATGATTGTTATATGGATGAAATAGGaacaatatagtgtctaggagtaaaccctagacaagaaTATGATGAAATCATGCCTAATTGTAGTAAATTCCATgaacaccattgaaggtgattagtgggtttttgtgaacttgataaacactaggatttcgattgttattctagtgtaatttgatatttatgaagTGATTTGTGATTTATTGATGTTAACCCTTACATAAAATAATCCGACTGATGTTAATTTGGCTAtataacaagttatgaacttgataatgAATCATGTAAATTTCTACCcttaaagtgtttgtagaaatgcctaagtgaaggCTAAATGTTGAAATTTGAACAAAACCACATATTTGTACTAGTTGGCGAATTATGCGTTATGTGAtaagaaaagagttctaaacatattGTGgctgaactctataggaaaggaaagCGGAGCGTctagtggacaagccggtggtgacgcGCGTTTGAAATGtgtgctttgaaggtatgtaactcgATTCGTTACATTAAGTTAATTTGATATTTAAATCATGTATAGTTGTGTTTTAGAATAGAGGCTTGTGTTGATTGAGGCGACAATGTTCACTACTTGAATTAATAGGTTAAGATTGGATTAAGAAGCGTTTGGTAATCAATATAAATGGAGGATTCCATAATTGAGCCAGACGGGTCGAATAATTGTGTAGTTAATAGTGTTAGTGTTTGATAGTTAGCTTTTGGCGTCGACAATCACAAGAGCATGAAGCCATACGATTGGTAGTGAAATGTCGGTGATATtaagccccggatgttgggtaAGAGCGCCTTAAGGTTACTATCTCATTGGTACAAAAATTGGTATAAACTTGGTGGGTTGAATAATTACATAGTGATTTCATTCATTCGGTCCGTAACCCGAATTCTTGGAATAATGAATGTCATAGGCACATCGGTAATGAAATTAcagacgtataggaaaaagaatcacctaaaacagACCTACAGATCAAAAGTTATGGGCATTTGAAGTTAAAATTTGTTAATTTCGGAGCTGGCAGGAAATGCAGGTCAAaaacctgcacctgctggaaaaccgagtcccccgcgccacgcgacatGATCCTTTAGatctggcgcgacacgcgacaaAGTGAAGGGGgtctggcgcgacacgcgacaggcctaaaactaaatttttattttattttcgatgGTTTGATGCTAGAACTCGTTTATATGCATTCTATaattgtcaaaactaacattttaagTGGTTTTGACTCTAGGTGATGATGGGGTCtttccggatggcgatcaagtatgttttgaagaaccgaacacgcacTTTTGAAGCTTCTGCGTTAAATTGACTTTGTTGTAAACAATGTTTTAAGATGTAAACAATTAACTAATCATGTTTTGGATGTTTAAACTAGTTAGTAGTTAACTAGGATGTGGTTACTGTAAAACTTCTATTTTGTACTTTGTTTGAAGTGAAGTgctttttatataaaatataagcATATTTTATTAAATTCGAATAGAAATTAGTCGGGTGTTACACATAgagatcacaaaagcactcctaaGGGTATACCAACCTAGAGTGGAGCGCGCCTCAAGCTCGATAGATCTataccttttgcaccttggtcactaagtgattaatggttactaatgtcaTCATCTACTTATATAAATTGATCATGTTATCATCTAAATCCATAGCTAACATACCGTTTGcttaacatgtatttcccctcgatgttttaaaaacaaaacattgaaatcagtgaaaggagggacatgaactcacaagtttgcgttccgtgtaTTGTCATACCGtaaagtgagcgtccgtacgcgtgagtaacctacatgtgtactaactttattagacactaggtcttatcggacctcgtacaagttgttcatcttgaattcttattATGTTTTCACTTGTcattttggaacaactttgtattttgattgttggtagtttgttcgttcGATTGATATATATAGATTGATTTCATAAGTGTATACATATATTTTATATGTATTGAATAATGTGTGAACTGGCTTCGCCCTTCACATGTCCTCGTGCTTCACACGCGTGTCATTGGGctgagcccatgtcattgggcctagccaacgttttatgtcattgggccgagcccatgtctttTATGTAATTGGGTCGAGCCCATGTCCTTTATGTTATtaggcctaacccatgttttatgtcattgggccgagcccatgtcttaatattattgggcctagcccatctATTTTGTTATTCGGCCGTAGCACATGTATTCAAgtatttgggcctagcccataataagttttgtgagtctATTTAATAATCTTgcatttttataaaattttactaaGTATCGGACTTTTACATGAGTTCATGTCCTTATAAAatacttagggggtgtttggttgCATCTTAATAGCCTCTTAATGGCCCATGTCTGACTGAGTCAGATTTCATATTGTTTGTTTTATCCCTCTTAAAACTTACCCAACCACTTATTGTTCTCTGACCGAGTCATACATGATAAAGAGTTTGACTAGAAACTTTCCACCAAATACCCTAAAAAGCCCACGCAACTTTTTCTCCCCTCTTCTACCCATCATGCGCCTCCTTCCCTAGGGTTTTTTTCTTTGCAAATCTACAACAATCTGTTACAAAGGAAGCATCAAAGGTATGTTCTAATCACTTTAATCGAATTAATCGCTCATTTTGTTGATGTCGTTGTATGAAATCTTCTTTTTTCTGTTTGTTCTTCGATTTCATCTGATTGTGTTGTATGTATTCCAAACTAGCTTCGAATATCTATAAGTCTTTTTGTTGCTGCTGCTTCGAATATCTTCGATTTCATCTAATTTGTTGCTTATGTGATGATAATTTAACATTTGCTGCTGTTGTTGATCATATGAAagctgggtttttttttttttttttttgctgtaaTAACTTGAATTAAATTGGGGATTTTAATGTTTAAACTGTGCATATATGTTTGCTCTGATTCATTGTTCTTGATTATAATGTTTAATGTCCTGACCTACATGTGCTTTTCTGAAAGGGTGTTTATGGTTAGTTAAGACTTAATATTCAGGATTATGCACTTATGCGTGCTTGGTGTTTGATGTATTGCCTCACTGAGATGAAGATTTAAATAAAGTGCCTAAAGCTTGTTAATTGAAAAATATGAGTTCCATTTACTAGAGAAGGTCTAGTTCTAATAGAAGTGAGCATAAGAGGTTAATTTGACAAGGTGAGTACCCCACTGATGTTGTCATCCAATGAGTTTAGGTCCAGGCTCGGCTCGTAAACCAATTTTGAATAAGCTCGACTCGACTCGTTTACTAGACAACTTTAAATGGGGTGAATGCTATTagttattaataaaaacaaatatgAGTACTCTTGAGGAAACTTCATGGATGCAACAAAACTCAAATACAAGTCTACTAAAAACTGAGTTCAAGTTTATTTTACACATTCGAGTcttaaaaagtataaaaatatacGTCTAGAATTTAGGGTTTTAGACATCCTTGTGGATCTAGTAAGTGAGCATAAGAGGTTAATTTGACAAGGTGAGTACCCCACAGATGTTGTCATCCAATGAGTTTATATACCTAGGTGAGTACCCCACTTGCTGCTGTTGGTAATTGGTATGAGCTTATTTATAGCAAAAAGTCATCTCCATATATCCCCACATCAAAAGTTTGTGAACTTATTTGTAGATTCTAAGTTTGTgaacttattttttttattattttttttgctgCTGTAACTTGATGTTCAgtgtttaattatttaattagagttgtttttttttatcaattGGTAGATTCTACTAAAGAAATGGCTGAAAAAAAGATTAGGATTAATTGGAAGCAAGAAGGAGTCGGTAAAACTTTTCTAGAATCATGTATTCATGAAATTGCACTTCATGGACGTGAGGGTAGTAGCCTGAAAGCAATTTCATGGAAGAGAGTTGCTGAAAAATTGAAAATAGAACATGATTTTATAGTGGATCAAAAACAAATGAAGAATCGCTATGATTACTTGAAATCAAAATTTGCAGCTTGGTCAAAGCTTAAGAACAAAACTGGAAATGTTTATAACCCTCAAACAAACACCTTTAACTTAACGGAAGAGGAATGGCAACTTGAGAGCAAGGTATttctttatatatacatatatatatttcaatAACCTCATAGTAATTCTTAGTTTTTTCCATATAGTCCAACAAATTCGTAGAAAAGTTGAGAAGAGGGCCACTTGATTATCCCGACTTGTGTATTCAATTGTTTGAAGGATCTACTTCAAATGGTTTTGATAGTTGGGGGCCATCTTCTACAATTCCTCATCCTTCTGTGGAAATGATTGATCAAATTGCTCCTTTGGACATTGATGGCACTCAAATGGAACATGGGGCTAGTGAAGAGTCTTCTGATCGGTCTAAACACAAACGAAAATCATCAACTGAAGGTGTTAGTTACGAGTCATCGGGTCGGTCTAAAAAAGGGAAACAAACATTCAATGCACATCTCATGGAAGTTGGGGAGGATATAAGGAAGGTGGCAAACATGTTGCTTGAGAAACACAACCAGTCTAATGATATACATGCATGCATGGAGAAGATGGAGACTTTGGGATGGGAAGAATCTGATGCGAAATATCAAACGGCGATTTTTCTTTTTGGTGAAAGTGCTGATTTGAGGAAAGTGTGGTTAGAACTTAAGCCGCACACTTGTGAAATGTGGGTTAAGAACGCGGGAACGAAGTATGGATTATTTTAATGTTGTGTTCTAGTTGCCTTTTGATAGCTAAACTTTGAGCTATGTTAGTATGTGTTTTTCTTTTGATAGCTAAACTTTGAGCTATGTTTGTATTTGTCTTGTTGAATGCTAAAGTTTGTATTAGATGCTAAACTTTGTACGCTATGTTTTGGAACGTTATTTGAATTCTATGTTCATGCAATGTTATTTTGGATTCTATTGTCTTGATTATTTTGGGTGATAGGTAACCTATGGACTCGGATGAGGAGATTTTGCTTTTCTTGTTGCTTTGTTGGCATTGGCTACAATTAGTCTCGATATTGACCAATCATGAAAGGATAAGAGATCTGAATTCGGCATTGACCGATCATGAGTACACACAAGAATTGTTGCATGGCACTTCTACACAATGTCATGAGATGATTCGCATGTCACGTGATGCGTATGTACTATTGTGCAATCATTTTAAGCAAAGAAATTGGTTGCAGAGTAGTAGGTCAATAACATTTGAAGAAAAGATGGCTATGTTTTTGATTGTCATAGGACATAATGAGCGATTTCGAATGGTTAAGCGAAGGTTTCAACACTCAACAGAAACAATTCATAGATGTTTTCATGAGGTCTTAATTGCGATGATGAATTTCGCAAGAGAAGTTATAATTCCGACATCTTCTAATCCAATCGCGAATGCTTCAGAAAACCATAGAAGGCTAAAACAAATATTTCCTGGAGCAATAGGTGCGTTAGATGGAACTCTTGTACATGCAGTCGTACCTGGTGATCAACAGACTCGTTACAAGGGAAGAGGAAAGGGTGAATGCTTTCAAAATGTTTTAGGAATCTGTAATTTTGATATGATATTCACGTTCGTATGGGCCGGATGGGAGGGTATTGCACATGATTCACGTGTTTTGAAAGAAGTTGCTTTTAATCCGAGTTCTGGCTTTTATTTCCCCCCACCAGGTTTTTAACCTTTCCTTAAATTTGAAGTAATTGTTTATCTAGTTTTTTATTTAATAGTTTTGATACTAACATTTGCAGACAAATATTACCTTTGCGATGCCGCATACACCAACACTCGTGGGTTTATGACTCCCTATCGTAATACGAGATATTGGTTAGCCGATTTTCGACGACAACGTGCATTGACTAAGGAAGAAAAGTTCAACCATGCTCACGCACAACTCAGAAATGTGATTGAGCGCGCATATGGTGTTTTGAAGGCAAGATTCCCAATCCTAAAACAAATGGCCCCCTTTTCATTTCCAATACAAAGAGACATGGTGATTGCGTATTTCGCCATCCATAACTTTATAAGGAAATGGAATATTCATGATCAGCTATTTGTGGAGTACAACGATAACACTTTTTTTGGAGAAATGCAACAGGAGGAAAGTGATGGCCAGTCTGTTCACGACATGGAATGGGGCTCACAAGGCATTGAATATATGACTACTTTGCGTGACGAGATAGCTACTCAATTAATGTCAAATGCTTAAAACCAAAATTGTACGCGAGTTATTAATTTCTACTTGGATTATTATGTTTTCAAGAAGGATTTATATGTAATTTGGATTTTCTATGatggtttgtattttttttctttaataattATTCATTATTAGGAGTTATGACCAAACAGATACATTATACTCAGCAAGAAATAATTCAGAAGGGTAAAATCGTCATTATACACAGTCATTCAGAGATCCAACCAAACAGACTtaactggttcagcacttactggttcagacctcttactggttcagacctcttattctTTCAGCACTtattcattcagaagttgccaaacagccccttagtaaTATTTATAGATTTTCAACTTTCCGGATTTTGTTATCGGTAATATATATTTGTATTCGTTAAGCGTCTAAAAATATCTTATTTTTAAACGTGTCGTCGTAGTCGCTTTATAGGTATATTCCGCGTCGAAGAGTCACCCAAATGTCGTAGTAGTTTCTCGCGGTGACGATATGCCCATTTGGTCGTCATCGTTTGTTATGTATTTCTTTTTCGACCGATTTCTTTACATGCCTTATTTGTCGATGGaaatatactttatttattaGGAATATATATACTTGTCATTTTTGTTTCCGTCGTCTGTGTTGTCCGCCCGTCCGTTTAATCCGTTTAAACTTAGCATTCATTGGTAGATTGAGGATATTGTGTATATGGTTTTATGTGTATTTGTACTTGTTATCTTTCAAGTATTTTCTTGGTATCCTTTGTGTATTATTTAGATTACCCTACATGTCTAAATACATACACTTAAcacataatatatatacacattgaggagttttctaaatatatatatatatatttccctaaaaatatttatatttataagtTTCATTTTTGACTTATAAAAACTACTATAAATAATTTAGAAACTTACTTGAATGCTTAATGCTTAAACTTTTCCCAAAAACTTTGTTTAACCATGATTAAAATTCTTAAGTGTGATTGGCCATTTTAATCACATGTTTAACCCCTAATTAATCATGATTATGATTTTAGAAAAGttcgccatagtttcccttaaactatgacgtttcccacatttttaaaacgcgtttaaaTCATCAATCAATTTTCCAAATGATCATCAAATCATCAAGTTTCTCCGAAGATCATTTTACAAGCAAAAATCACATACTTTAACCTTCAAATTCTCATGAGCAtattacttatatatatatatatatatatctcccAAGACTTTAAAATAAtcatttttcaagttcatcttTTATATAAACTTGATTCTATTTGTTTTTCACTCTTAAAAATTCccatatttttgtaaaaattctcaaGACCTTTTTATACTACACTTTGTAAAATAAAACTCCATAAACTTGCTTTAGGTAAAAATCAAGTTCATTAGTGCTTTTTTTAAAAGCCTTGTCACATGATTATTCTTAGTTTAATCTTTCAAAAATCACTTAATCAAGTTTACATACAAATGCTCGTAACCTTTGAAGTTGATGATCTTGTGTGATTTAAACATAAatatgtttaaatcacattttcAAGTGTATCATGGCTAGATTAACACTAATCTAAAGTACTACATAAAGTTAATCACAAGATCACCATAAACATAAACTTTAAACCACTAATCTTAACAAAACTAACATAATCATCAAGATTATATCAACTAACTACACTAATCTACAAAAATAATCTAATAAATAATCATGATTAGTAGATTATTAAGTTTGAGACTAGGGTTTTTGGTTATGTGTTTCTTGATTTTCAAGATAATTAACTTGTACTTCTTAAATCTATACATGATAAGAAGCTTAAATATGGTTAGAAGAAgcttacaactttgcacaagGTGATTAAGAAGATTAAGCCTCCAAGAACTCCCTTAAATGCTCCTTATGCTTAACCCATGTATACATGAACTTGTAATGGCTAGATTTAGTGAAAAATAAGGTGTTTAATGGAACTTGAAGGTGGGTTTATAGGGGGATATGGCTGCCGAGATCTAGGGGTGTTGAGAGAAGTTTTTGTGTTTTGCAAATGTGATAAAACTTTAGatattatacttttttttttaaaaatggtTAAATTACACCATTAAGGGGTAATTAGGGATTTGGATCATTAATCGACCTTAACTAGTTCACTAAACTAGTAGAAATTTTATTTTGATACTTTGGATGTCTTTCGTTTAGTCGTCGGCTAGCTTACGGACGAAGCTTTGTTGCAGGTTGTTATTTCACCATCAAGCAATGCATGAAGTGATTCCAAGTCCCAAAATAAGTTTACCTAGTTCGCCATGTCTTCCGTTGAGTTGTTCTGGCGTCGGAAATATTATTTATTAGCTTGTCGGTTCAAAAACGGACAAGTTGTGGGGGTTGCAACGTAGCACCGAAAGCATATGTTTCAGACACCCCATTATTATCCTCATCTTGTTTTCATATGTTTGTTATCATTTGTCATAATTCCGAAGTCTCGGAAATGCTAAATTATTAGTTCGGACGAGTTAGAATTGTTATATTTTTAACCGAATGGACGATTTTCTGATTATGGCGTTGTACCGGAAAgttatgtatttttgaaagaTGTGTTTCCAAATTATTGTTTTCATATACatatggactcagttatgttattcGTATGTCATTTTTCATCGTTTTGTTTTGTTTCAGCAactttgctggcatgaatagtgtaaccgtgaatagtgcgcgTAGCACtctctaccaacacttttaggacatagTT
This is a stretch of genomic DNA from Helianthus annuus cultivar XRQ/B chromosome 16, HanXRQr2.0-SUNRISE, whole genome shotgun sequence. It encodes these proteins:
- the LOC110917504 gene encoding uncharacterized protein LOC110917504; protein product: MIDQIAPLDIDGTQMEHGASEESSDRSKHKRKSSTEGVSYESSGRSKKGKQTFNAHLMEVGEDIRKVANMLLEKHNQSNDIHACMEKMETLGWEESDAKYQTAIFLFGESADLRKVWLELKPHTCEMWVKNAGTKYGLF
- the LOC118479296 gene encoding uncharacterized protein LOC118479296, whose amino-acid sequence is MDSDEEILLFLLLCWHWLQLVSILTNHERIRDLNSALTDHEYTQELLHGTSTQCHEMIRMSRDAYVLLCNHFKQRNWLQSSRSITFEEKMAMFLIVIGHNERFRMVKRRFQHSTETIHRCFHEVLIAMMNFAREVIIPTSSNPIANASENHRRLKQIFPGAIGALDGTLVHAVVPGDQQTRYKGRGKGECFQNVLGICNFDMIFTFVWAGWEGIAHDSRVLKEVAFNPSSGFYFPPPDKYYLCDAAYTNTRGFMTPYRNTRYWLADFRRQRALTKEEKFNHAHAQLRNVIERAYGVLKARFPILKQMAPFSFPIQRDMVIAYFAIHNFIRKWNIHDQLFVEYNDNTFFGEMQQEESDGQSVHDMEWGSQGIEYMTTLRDEIATQLMSNA